The Candidatus Zixiibacteriota bacterium genomic interval AGACGCCGAGGTCACAAGGAATGCCTTGGAGTTATCCGGCAGAAGCTTGCTTTTGGTTATATTGTAAAGCAGTCGTCGAAACTCTGTCGCGAACGGGGCTTCAGAATTATATGTTTCCAGTATATTATGTCGTTTTTTTCCCATTTTAATCCTTCAGCACGTTCTTTATTACCATATCAAAACCCATGATCTCGTTTTTAGCGATCTTAAGGTTCTTGTCCGCCTTGTCATAGGCCGGATTTATCAGCAACGCTTTTTTGTACTCCTCGATCGCCTTGCCATGCACGAACCTGCTCAGCATCGTATAGGCCACTGCCAGCTCGTAATGCAGGTCGGCGTAGTCGGGATTGTCCGAAACCGCCTTCTGCAGATACTTAATTCTCTTTGAAATAATTTTCTCGTTTAACTGGTCCGCCTTGAGCAAAAACTTCAGGTAGAAATTAGATGCCTCCGAGTGCTTGATACTTGCTCGTTTCTCGCGGATCTTCAAAAATGAAGCAAAAGCTTTCTCGAGGTCACCCTCGCGCAGGTAAGCTTTCGCCTGTTGGAAATCATTGTCGACGATATCCGGCATTATCACCGATACTTTATTCAGGGCAGTTTCGATCATCTCATCCTTTTTGGCGAACATGCTGTAGTCTTCATGGCGGATCGCGTTAAGGATATAAGTCAATACCTGGTTGAGATAAGCCTCGCCGTAATAAATATTAATTTTCAGGGCTTCATCGAATTCCTCGATCGCTTTCTGGCAGGAATCGGTTGCCAGGTAAGCTTCCCCCAGAATATTGCGGTAGTCGGCGTAGTGTGGTTTAATCTCGACCGCTTTTTTCAGGGACCGGACAGCATCGGAAAACCGATTCAGACGAAGATAGACCCGTCCGAGATGTTTCCAGGCATAGTGGAAATCCGGATCGAGACGGGTGGCATGTGTGAACAGCTTGGCTGACTCGAGGTACATCTTCTTGTAATACAACGCCTGTCCCAGGTAATCCAGGTCGAGAGGGTCGGATGAGTCAGATGAATTCTGGTACAACCCGACCAACTGCTCCATCTCCCGCCGGCGTTCTTCATGAGCCGAATTAATGAGTCTTTTGAGATCTTCACGAGTGAGATCTTTTTCGAT includes:
- a CDS encoding tetratricopeptide repeat protein; its protein translation is MTQQAYRINSRLATGDKEYLIQTVSDSHRNRILSSLFSDGELLETFVEKIEKDLTREDLKRLINSAHEERRREMEQLVGLYQNSSDSSDPLDLDYLGQALYYKKMYLESAKLFTHATRLDPDFHYAWKHLGRVYLRLNRFSDAVRSLKKAVEIKPHYADYRNILGEAYLATDSCQKAIEEFDEALKINIYYGEAYLNQVLTYILNAIRHEDYSMFAKKDEMIETALNKVSVIMPDIVDNDFQQAKAYLREGDLEKAFASFLKIREKRASIKHSEASNFYLKFLLKADQLNEKIISKRIKYLQKAVSDNPDYADLHYELAVAYTMLSRFVHGKAIEEYKKALLINPAYDKADKNLKIAKNEIMGFDMVIKNVLKD